One window of Mesorhizobium loti R88b genomic DNA carries:
- a CDS encoding serine/threonine-protein kinase, with protein MSADDKTRISPQVANTAVGTQLSGIYELDERIAFGGMGEVYRGHNIQTGDHVAIKIVLPEFARDQTILSLFRKEASILNHLSHDAVVRYHVFTIDPGIGRPYLAMEFVDGESLFDIMRRGPMPTEAVRKLCHRLASGLAAVHQAGAIHRDLSPDNIILPGGRVDRAKIIDFGIARSATVGGETLIGGKFAGKYNYVSPEQLGLYSGDVSEQSDIYSLGLVLAAALRGKPIDMSGSQYEIIEKRRTVPDLSDIDDDFRGIVEAMLQPDPQDRPVSMADIARMTRGEDEATTPPPSRTPRDRPALPPAEQTLAPDPKPQPSNVAGHDAPAATGPGEQGFVPHVRPAHLSKPLPQAVPSPPRTGASNVPGKSTKTRTIAIAALAALAVASGAGLYLSGFMTPATPTAGKASLSAPEPSKPAPTDKVASAPEPAKPVPPAQPKTEASVPPAENQPDAAAAQKPQPTKPAEAPAQAEEPAKPPAMEAQPQTEASAPPAGGQADAKPVQAPEPAKPTASAQTEEPPKPPIADTQQPSVKTSPAPQPDTMASNNQTSAPVPEAAPAPPAVPAPPAEKVATPPPVLPKVVETPKPEPQISQPAAPKVTVPAPTASQADTANAEGQNASPPPASQPDQPVVALNVPKPAIPPVVDDVAQRVSWVRDFGGGDCFYATMTSSTDKAAAIEGFGTAVQPFERMLGDFQAKFHVEPDISVRLIEPSQCEVTNFLRFLGQTTADKPQLVLDRTSVTDGTPISGTLVTRGGLISSVLLIDHKGMVFNLDDRIVAQSDKATFSIPIGLGAADKSAGKAVPQIIMVITGPQDIQAAAFSAPTPASVLLPKILEEIETDGSQFSATAKYFRLGG; from the coding sequence TTGTCGCATGACGCGGTCGTGCGATACCACGTCTTCACCATCGATCCCGGAATCGGCCGTCCCTACCTAGCCATGGAATTCGTCGACGGCGAGTCGCTGTTCGACATCATGCGACGGGGACCGATGCCGACGGAAGCGGTGCGCAAGCTCTGTCATCGCCTCGCGTCAGGCCTGGCCGCCGTGCATCAGGCCGGAGCAATCCATCGCGACCTCTCGCCCGATAACATCATCCTGCCGGGGGGCCGGGTCGACCGCGCAAAGATCATCGACTTCGGCATCGCTCGATCGGCAACCGTGGGCGGTGAGACGCTGATCGGCGGAAAGTTCGCGGGAAAATACAACTACGTTTCACCCGAACAGCTCGGGCTGTACAGCGGCGACGTCAGCGAGCAGTCCGACATCTACAGCCTTGGGCTGGTGCTAGCCGCCGCCCTGCGTGGCAAGCCGATCGACATGAGCGGATCACAGTACGAGATCATCGAAAAGCGCCGGACCGTTCCTGATCTCTCCGACATCGACGACGATTTTCGTGGCATTGTCGAAGCCATGCTGCAGCCGGATCCGCAAGACCGGCCGGTCAGCATGGCTGACATCGCCAGGATGACGCGCGGCGAAGACGAAGCGACAACGCCGCCGCCATCCAGGACACCCCGCGACCGGCCGGCTTTGCCACCAGCCGAGCAAACCCTTGCTCCTGATCCCAAGCCCCAGCCATCCAATGTCGCGGGGCACGACGCGCCGGCGGCAACGGGCCCGGGCGAGCAGGGCTTCGTTCCGCATGTCCGGCCAGCGCATTTGTCCAAACCGTTGCCTCAGGCCGTCCCCAGCCCGCCGCGCACGGGCGCGAGCAATGTCCCCGGAAAATCCACGAAGACCCGAACCATCGCGATCGCTGCACTGGCGGCACTAGCAGTCGCCTCAGGTGCGGGCCTGTATCTGAGCGGCTTCATGACGCCTGCGACGCCGACTGCCGGCAAGGCATCGCTTTCGGCGCCTGAACCATCGAAGCCGGCGCCGACGGACAAAGTCGCGAGCGCCCCCGAGCCGGCAAAGCCGGTTCCGCCCGCGCAGCCAAAAACGGAGGCCAGCGTACCGCCGGCTGAAAATCAGCCAGATGCCGCGGCGGCTCAAAAGCCGCAGCCGACCAAGCCCGCCGAAGCCCCCGCGCAGGCCGAGGAACCCGCGAAGCCGCCGGCAATGGAAGCGCAACCACAAACAGAGGCGAGCGCGCCGCCGGCTGGAGGCCAGGCAGATGCCAAGCCAGTGCAAGCGCCGGAGCCGGCGAAGCCCACTGCCTCCGCGCAAACTGAAGAACCCCCGAAGCCGCCCATAGCGGATACCCAGCAGCCGTCCGTAAAGACATCGCCTGCACCCCAGCCGGATACGATGGCCAGCAACAATCAAACGTCGGCTCCGGTGCCTGAAGCAGCTCCAGCCCCACCGGCCGTTCCAGCCCCGCCAGCCGAGAAGGTCGCAACGCCGCCGCCGGTCCTGCCAAAGGTTGTGGAGACCCCAAAGCCCGAGCCGCAGATCAGCCAGCCGGCAGCGCCCAAGGTGACCGTGCCGGCGCCCACTGCGAGCCAGGCGGATACCGCGAACGCCGAGGGCCAAAACGCCTCGCCACCGCCGGCCAGCCAGCCGGACCAACCAGTCGTGGCGCTGAACGTGCCCAAACCGGCGATCCCCCCGGTCGTCGACGACGTCGCGCAACGGGTCTCCTGGGTTCGCGACTTCGGCGGCGGCGACTGTTTCTATGCGACCATGACGTCGTCGACCGACAAGGCCGCCGCGATCGAAGGCTTTGGCACGGCGGTCCAGCCATTCGAACGGATGCTTGGCGATTTCCAGGCAAAATTCCATGTCGAGCCGGACATCAGCGTCCGCCTCATCGAGCCGAGCCAATGCGAAGTCACCAACTTTCTGCGCTTTCTCGGGCAGACCACGGCCGACAAGCCGCAGCTTGTTCTAGACCGGACATCGGTGACTGATGGTACGCCGATCAGCGGCACGCTGGTGACGCGCGGCGGGCTCATTTCCAGTGTCCTGCTGATCGATCACAAGGGCATGGTGTTCAATCTCGACGACCGCATCGTTGCACAATCCGACAAGGCTACCTTCAGCATCCCGATTGGGCTCGGCGCCGCCGACAAGTCCGCCGGAAAGGCCGTGCCGCAGATCATAATGGTGATCACCGGCCCGCAGGATATCCAGGCGGCGGCCTTCTCCGCGCCGACGCCGGCCTCGGTTCTGCTGCCTAAAATTCTCGAAGAGATCGAGACCGACGGATCGCAATTTTCAGCCACTGCCAAGTATTTCCGGCTCGGCGGATAG
- a CDS encoding DUF1036 domain-containing protein: MKLAVMAGAALLAVLVSGEAHAEFTVCNQTLDVVNLAVGQKVDNADQTDGWWTIGANQCVNVIREELTNRYIYIYATDVFGHAILTGSTEMCIERRRFSIRGIDECWQRGHIAAQFLEVDTLEQVRWTFFLTGSNP, from the coding sequence ATGAAGCTCGCGGTCATGGCGGGAGCGGCACTGCTGGCCGTGCTGGTGTCCGGCGAAGCGCACGCCGAATTCACCGTCTGCAACCAGACACTCGACGTCGTCAATCTGGCGGTCGGCCAGAAGGTCGACAATGCGGACCAGACCGACGGCTGGTGGACCATCGGCGCCAATCAATGCGTCAACGTCATCCGCGAGGAACTGACGAACCGCTACATCTACATCTATGCGACTGATGTCTTTGGCCATGCGATCCTAACCGGATCGACCGAGATGTGCATCGAGCGGCGGCGGTTTTCGATCCGCGGCATCGACGAGTGTTGGCAGCGCGGCCATATCGCGGCGCAGTTTCTCGAAGTCGATACGCTTGAACAGGTGCGGTGGACCTTCTTCCTGACCGGAAGCAATCCGTGA